A genomic window from Gossypium hirsutum isolate 1008001.06 chromosome D10, Gossypium_hirsutum_v2.1, whole genome shotgun sequence includes:
- the LOC107886685 gene encoding magnesium-chelatase subunit ChlI, chloroplastic: MASVLGTSTAILASRSLVSPSLKPAFPSISINPGQGYGRKLYGGIGIQRRKGRPQFHIAVTNVATEINSVEQAQKLAAKESQRPVFPFAAIVGQDEMKLCLLLNVIDPKIGGVMIMGDRGTGKSTTVRSLVDLLPEIRVVFGDPYNSDPEDPESMGIEVREKVVNGEELTITMTKINMVDLPLGATEDRVCGTIDIEKALTEGVKAFEPGLLAKANRGILYVDEVNLLDDHLVDVLLDSAASGWNTVEREGISISHPARFILIGSGNPEEGELRPQLLDRFGMHAQVGTVRDAELRVKIVEERARFDKNPKEFRDSYKAEQEKLQQQIASARSSLSSVQIDQDLKVKISKVCAELNVDGLRGDIVTNRAAKALAALKGRDKVIAEDIATVIPNCLRHRLRKDPLESIDSGLLVIEKFYEVFS; this comes from the exons ATGGCTTCCGTGCTTGGAACCTCAACCGCAATCTTAGCTTCTCGGTCCCTCGTTTCTCCTTCCTTAAAGCCTGCCTTTCCCTCTATCTCCATTAACCCAG GACAGGGTTATGGGAGGAAACTGTATGGAGGAATTGGGATTCAGAGAAGAAAGGGGAGGCCTCAATTTCATATTGCAGTAACCAATGTCGCCACTGAAATTAACTCTGTTGAACAG GCTCAGAAGCTTGCTGCTAAAGAAAGTCAAAGACCAGTATTTCCATTTGCTGCTATAGTAGGACAagatgagatgaaattgtgtctCCTGTTGAATGTGATTGATCCCAAGATTGGTGGTGTTATGATAATGGGTGATAGGGGAACTGGGAAGTCCACAACTGTTAGGTCCTTGGTTGATTTATTGCCTGAAATCAGGGTGGTCTTCGGCGACCCTTATAACTCGGACCCGGAGGATCCGGAATCAATGGGCATAGAAGTTAGAGAAAAGGTTGTAAATGGAGAGGAACTGACTATTACAATGACTAAAATCAACATGGTGGATTTGCCATTAGGTGCTACTGAAGATAGGGTCTGTGGAACCATTGACATTGAGAAAGCCCTCACTGAGGGTGTCAAGGCATTTGAGCCTGGACTTCTAGCTAAAGCTAATCGAGGGATTCTTTACGTCGATGAAGTTAACCTTTTAGATGACCATTTGGTGGATGTTCTTCTGGATTCCGCTGCATCAGGATGGAACACTGTTGAGAGGGAAGGTATTTCGATCTCACATCCTGCTCGGTTTATTCTCATCGGCTCAGGTAATCCAGAAGAAGGAGAGCTTAGACCACAGCTTCTTGATCGATTCGGAATGCATGCTCAAGTCGGGACAGTGAGGGACGCTGAGCTTAGAGTGAAGATTGTGGAGGAAAGAGCACGGTTTGATAAAAACCCAAAAGAATTCCGTGATTCTTACAAGGCAGAGCAAGAGAAGCTCCAACAGCAGATTGCTTCAGCTAGGAGTTCTCTTTCTTCTGTTCAGATTGATCAAGACCTAAAGGTTAAAATATCAAAGGTTTGCGCTGAGTTGAATGTTGATGGATTGAGAGGAGATATTGTCACTAATAGAGCTGCAAAAGCTCTTGCAGCTCTTAAAGGAAGAGATAAAGTCATTGCAGAAGATATTGCCACTGTCATCCCCAACTGCTTGAGACACCGTCTTCGCAAGGATCCTTTGGAGTCTATCGACTCCGGTTTACTCGTTATCGAGAAATTCTATGAGGTTTTCAGCTGA
- the LOC107886686 gene encoding protein IQ-DOMAIN 1 isoform X2: protein MGSGNVLKTLVNIVKDDSSKQVKRSSASTKSKGFKWKKLQRKTSMRTKFIRDSAALGMSIEDLAATRIQTAFRAYRVEWSGGPGTMEEVLTKIHQKEAAAVKRERTMAYAFSHQWRAPNSINNGLGSYKLAKANWGWSWVERWIAVRPWERRLPTPSTTPKSTPKEPQNKQTSKGGKNSNSPKPKASVSVKPPLSNAKGAMKPRRLSYPGAEKPAARQVNTKADKINIEKEEIST from the exons ATGGGTTCTGGAAATGTGTTGAAGACACTAGTGAATATAGTGAAGGATGACAGCTCAAAGCAAGTGAAG AGATCTTCAGCTTCTACAAAATCCAAAGGCTTCAAATGGAAGAAACTCCAGCGAAAGACGTCCATGAGAACAAAATTTATTAGAGATTCCGCTGCTCTTGGTATGTCAATTGAGGATTTAGCAGCAACTCGGATTCAAACCGCATTCCGAGCCTATAGG GTGGAATGGTCTGGAGGCCCTGGCACAATGGAGGAAGTTCTCACAAAGATACATCAGAAAGAAGCAGCTGCCGTTAAGCGGGAGCGAACCATGGCATATGCCTTTTCCCACCAG TGGAGGGCTCCCAACTCTATCAATAATGGCCTTGGTAGTTATAAACTTGCTAAAGCTAATTGGGGTTGGAGTTGGGTGGAACGGTGGATTGCTGTTCGCCCATGGGAAAGACGGCTCCCAACTCCGTCGACTACCCCTAAATCAACCCCTAAGGAACCACAGAACAAACAGACAAGCAAGGGTGGTAAAAACTCGAATTCACCGAAGCCAAAAGCATCAGTTTCAGTTAAACCCCCACTGTCCAATGCGAAGGGAGCAATGAAGCCTAGGAGGTTGTCTTATCCTGGTGCTGAGAAACCAGCTGCTCGTCAAGTAAACACTAAAGCTGATAAGATAAACATCgaaaaagaagagatatcaaCTTAG
- the LOC107886690 gene encoding E3 ubiquitin-protein ligase ATL41, whose translation MGSEDDDHNTTFGVSRKIMLSAIGSLLGVVTLIVMLHLYARYLLRRQERRRRAALYSPRTDQITPVDISSIIELPKSGLDPLVIASLPMFTYKVTTGQVSHDDDEPECSVCLGTITEESTVRLLPNCKHIFHVQCIDTWLGSHTTCPICRTVVEPIVQSENFESGNRVQPTAPPLEQKDGEPSGSGSRFDSFRKMFGRERSSNRIQSCEDNEIFDSVQDLERQ comes from the coding sequence ATGGGTTCAGAAGATGATGATCATAATACAACATTTGGTGTCAGCCGCAAGATCATGCTGTCGGCAATCGGCTCTTTACTCGGCGTTGTGACGCTCATTGTCATGCTCCATCTCTATGCGAGGTATCTTCTTAGACGCCAAGAAAGGAGACGCCGAGCTGCCCTTTACTCCCCTAGAACTGATCAAATCACACCGGTTGACATAAGTTCCATCATCGAACTGCCCAAGTCGGGACTCGACCCTTTAGTCATAGCTTCATTGCCGATGTTCACATACAAGGTAACCACCGGTCAGGTCAGTCATGATGATGATGAGCCAGAATGCTCTGTTTGTTTAGGAACCATCACGGAGGAGTCCACGGTTAGGCTTTTACCCAATTGTAAACACATATTTCATGTGCAATGCATAGACACATGGCTTGGGTCACACACAACATGTCCCATATGTCGCACTGTGGTTGAACCGATAGTCCAATCGGAAAACTTCGAGTCAGGCAATAGGGTTCAACCCACAGCTCCTCCTTTAGAACAAAAAGATGGTGAACCATCGGGATCAGGGTCAAGATTTGATTCTTTTAGAAAGATGTTTGGTAGAGAAAGATCATCGAATAGAATTCAAAGTTGCGAAGATAAtgaaatatttgatagtgtgcAAGATTTAGAGAGgcaataa
- the LOC107886689 gene encoding uncharacterized protein — MLSSWCSPTNRTWCSTSSIGVQSQLGILSQLGIHIFHLRIVAGMVHSMVITEDGALFYWVSSDPHLRCQQLYSLSEKTIVSISAAKYWAATATAINDVYMWDGKKSMDKPPVATQLHRVKGKKIP, encoded by the exons ATGCTATCATCTTGGTGTTCGCCAACAAACAGGACTTG GTGCAGTACAAGTTCAATAGGAGTGCAATCCCAACTTGGTATACTTTCACAACTTGGTATCCATATATTCCACTTGAGAATAG TTGCCGGGATGGTACATAGCATGGTTATTACTGAAGATGGAGCATTATTTTATTGGGTTTCCTCAGATCCTCATCTTAGATGCCAACAG CTATATTCCCTTTCTGAGAAAACAATCGTAAGCATTTCTGCTGCTAAGTACTGGGCTGCAACTGCTACTGCTATAAATGATGTTTACATGTGGGATGGCAAGAAAAGTATGGATAAACCACCTGTTGCAACTCAGTTACACCGAGTAAAGGGAAAAAAGATCCCTTAA
- the LOC107886686 gene encoding protein IQ-DOMAIN 1 isoform X1 has protein sequence MGSGNVLKTLVNIVKDDSSKQVKRSSASTKSKGFKWKKLQRKTSMRTKFIRDSAALGMSIEDLAATRIQTAFRAYRARKKLRLLKGIVRLQAKTKTYSIKKQATTTLNYLHSWSNIQAQIRARRLCMVTEGGLRQKKIANQLKLEAKLHELEVEWSGGPGTMEEVLTKIHQKEAAAVKRERTMAYAFSHQWRAPNSINNGLGSYKLAKANWGWSWVERWIAVRPWERRLPTPSTTPKSTPKEPQNKQTSKGGKNSNSPKPKASVSVKPPLSNAKGAMKPRRLSYPGAEKPAARQVNTKADKINIEKEEIST, from the exons ATGGGTTCTGGAAATGTGTTGAAGACACTAGTGAATATAGTGAAGGATGACAGCTCAAAGCAAGTGAAG AGATCTTCAGCTTCTACAAAATCCAAAGGCTTCAAATGGAAGAAACTCCAGCGAAAGACGTCCATGAGAACAAAATTTATTAGAGATTCCGCTGCTCTTGGTATGTCAATTGAGGATTTAGCAGCAACTCGGATTCAAACCGCATTCCGAGCCTATAGG GCTAGAAAAAAATTACGTCTATTGAAAGGTATAGTAAGATTACAGGCTAAAACCAAAACTTATTCAATCAAAAAGCAAGCTACAACAACATTAAATTATCTTCATTCATGGAGTAACATACAGGCTCAGATAAGAGCTCGTCGACTATGTATGGTAACGGAAGGCGGTCTTAGACAGAAGAAAATAGCTAATCAGCTAAAGCTCGAGGCAAAACTACATGAGCTAGAG GTGGAATGGTCTGGAGGCCCTGGCACAATGGAGGAAGTTCTCACAAAGATACATCAGAAAGAAGCAGCTGCCGTTAAGCGGGAGCGAACCATGGCATATGCCTTTTCCCACCAG TGGAGGGCTCCCAACTCTATCAATAATGGCCTTGGTAGTTATAAACTTGCTAAAGCTAATTGGGGTTGGAGTTGGGTGGAACGGTGGATTGCTGTTCGCCCATGGGAAAGACGGCTCCCAACTCCGTCGACTACCCCTAAATCAACCCCTAAGGAACCACAGAACAAACAGACAAGCAAGGGTGGTAAAAACTCGAATTCACCGAAGCCAAAAGCATCAGTTTCAGTTAAACCCCCACTGTCCAATGCGAAGGGAGCAATGAAGCCTAGGAGGTTGTCTTATCCTGGTGCTGAGAAACCAGCTGCTCGTCAAGTAAACACTAAAGCTGATAAGATAAACATCgaaaaagaagagatatcaaCTTAG
- the LOC107886687 gene encoding nudix hydrolase 15, mitochondrial codes for MASSTASFVNGGSSPSFPSQRLLALAQQLRHYKPPPCSLDEESVTPVVQNPEKFRPKRAAVLICLFEGDAGDLRVILTKRSLTMSTHSGEVSLPGGKAEEGDKDDGDTATREAKEEIGLDPSLVNVVTFLEPFLSKHLLRVVPVIGILNDRKAFKPKPNPAEVDAVFDVPLEMFIKDENRIAEEREMMGEKYLLHFFDYETENKKYLIWGLTAGILIRAASVVYQRPPAFPEQSPKYEFLRDVGKITNAH; via the exons ATGGCTTCATCGACAGCTTCTTTTGTAAATGGTGGATCATCACCTTCATTTCCATCTCAGAGACTCTTGGCCTTAGCTCAGCAGCTGCGTCATTACAAGCCTCCACCTTGTTCCTTGGACGAAGAATCTGTTACCCCAGTTGTCCAAAACCCAGAAAAGTTTAGACCCAAAAGAGCTGCTGTTTTGATATGTCTCTTTGAAGGAGATGCTGGGGATTTGCGTGTCATACTGACCAAAAGGTCTTTAACAATGTCTACTCATTCCG GGGAAGTTTCATTGCCAGGTGGGAAAGCAGAGGAGGGAGACAAAGATGATGGTGATACAGCTACTAGAGAAGCCAAAGAAGAGATTGGGTTGGATCCTTCACTTGTGAATGTTGTAACCTTTCTTGAACCATTTTTGTCCAAG CATCTCCTTAGAGTTGTTCCTGTTATTGGCATACTTAACGACAGGAAGGCATTCAAGCCTAAGCCGAATCCTGCTGAAGTGGACGCTGTGTTCGACGTTCCACTGGAAATGTTCATTAAG GATGAAAATCGAATTGCAGAAGAGAGAGAAATGATGGGAGAAAAGTATCTTCTTCACTTCTTTGACTATGAAACTGAGAATAAGAAGTATCTAATTTGGGGTTTAACTGCTGGCATTTTAATCAGAGCAGCTTCAGTGGTCTACCAACGACCACCGGCCTTCCCGGAACAGAGTCCCAAGTATGAATTTCTTAGGGATGTGGGCAAAATTACCAACGCACATTGA